One genomic window of Cricetulus griseus strain 17A/GY chromosome 3, alternate assembly CriGri-PICRH-1.0, whole genome shotgun sequence includes the following:
- the LOC103159818 gene encoding uncharacterized protein LOC103159818 isoform X2, translating into MLGRPGLSTDRNEGAGVRGTVISVASHRIGGRPRPEARAAHPAPSGRNASPALPHARIRAHREGPGLAEELHGSSVCPLPRSPPLVAKKDGVGGPSFPACPASLPTPPWPGDSLHMPCSTAPGGGTGAAPAAEQDAQRKEGQQEEGSRSPLHCEETEGQRGRRHVNRSLPYQVHGISFKAVKVAAKWKP; encoded by the exons ATGTTAGGAAGGCCGGGACTCAGCACTGACAGGAACGAGGGTGCGGGGGTACGGGGCACTGTGATAAGTGTCGCATCGCATCGCATCGGT GGCAGACCCAGGCCCGAGGCCAGGGCCGCACACCCGGCCCCGAGTGGCCGAAACGCCTCCCCCGCCCTGCCCCACGCGCGCATACGTGCTCACCGAGAAGGACCCGGCCTTGCTGAGGAACTTCATGGCTCTAGCGTGTGCCCTTTGCCGCGGTCACCGCCGCTAGTAGCGAAGAAAGATGGTGTCGGAGGACCAAGTTTCCCGGCGTGCCCTGCGAGCTTGCCCACGCCCCCTTGGCCGGGCGACTCTCTACACATGCCTTGCTCCACTGCTCCTGGAGGCGGTACCGGTGCAGCTCCTGCAG cagAGCAAGATGCCCAAAGGAAAGAAGGCCAGCAGGAAGAAGGTAGCCGCAGCCCCCTCCATTGTGAAGAGACAGAAGGCCAAAGAG GCAGGCGGCATGTTAACAGAAGCCTTCCATACCAGGTGCATGGAATCTCTTTCAAGGCAGTGAAGGTGGCAGCAAAATGGAAGCCCTAG